In one window of Anaerobacillus alkaliphilus DNA:
- a CDS encoding iron-containing alcohol dehydrogenase: MQDFVFQNRTKIIFGRDKEEVVGQESVIYGKKLLLHYGGGSIKASGLYDRVINSLQEQDIEIIELGGVLPNPRVSLVHEGISLCKEHNIGFILAVGGGSVIDSAKAIAAGAKYDGDVWDFFTGNASVSDSLPIGVVLTIPAAGSETSEGTVITNEDGLYKRAMGHPTLRPQFAILNPVLTYTLPSYQTACGITDMMAHLLERYFTRERNVELTDRLCEATLKTVINNAHTVLEEPTNYDARAEIMWAGTNAHSDLFGTGRIGDWASHDIEHEISGIYDIAHGAGLAIVFPAWMKYVYKHDVNRFVQFANRVWDVEIDLYNPEKTALAGIKKFEQFLHSIGMPITLNEVEIGDEHFDEMAKKATERWPLGNFVKLHENDVRHIFDLAR; the protein is encoded by the coding sequence ATGCAAGATTTCGTTTTTCAAAACCGTACAAAGATTATTTTTGGTAGAGATAAGGAAGAAGTAGTCGGGCAAGAGTCTGTAATATATGGTAAAAAGCTTCTTCTACATTACGGCGGAGGTAGTATCAAAGCAAGTGGTCTATACGATCGAGTAATAAATTCTTTGCAGGAGCAAGACATAGAAATAATTGAACTAGGTGGAGTTTTACCAAATCCAAGAGTAAGTTTAGTTCATGAGGGGATATCCCTTTGTAAAGAACACAACATTGGATTTATTCTTGCTGTAGGTGGAGGTAGTGTCATTGATTCGGCCAAGGCAATTGCAGCAGGGGCTAAGTATGACGGTGATGTGTGGGATTTCTTTACTGGAAATGCTTCTGTTAGTGACAGCCTACCAATTGGTGTTGTGTTAACGATACCTGCTGCTGGTAGTGAAACGAGTGAAGGAACGGTTATTACAAATGAAGATGGGTTGTATAAAAGAGCCATGGGTCACCCAACACTTCGTCCACAGTTTGCGATACTTAACCCTGTACTTACATACACGCTGCCTTCTTACCAAACGGCTTGCGGGATAACTGATATGATGGCACATTTATTAGAAAGATACTTTACAAGAGAGCGCAATGTCGAGTTAACTGATCGTTTATGTGAAGCGACACTTAAGACGGTCATTAATAATGCTCACACAGTTCTAGAAGAGCCGACGAACTATGACGCGCGTGCTGAGATTATGTGGGCTGGAACAAATGCACATAGTGATTTGTTTGGGACAGGTAGAATTGGTGATTGGGCAAGTCATGACATCGAGCATGAGATTAGTGGAATTTATGATATTGCACATGGAGCAGGACTAGCGATTGTTTTTCCGGCTTGGATGAAATACGTGTACAAACATGATGTCAACCGATTTGTTCAATTTGCCAACCGTGTCTGGGATGTTGAGATTGACCTTTATAATCCGGAAAAAACGGCGTTAGCAGGGATCAAAAAATTCGAACAGTTTCTACATTCGATTGGAATGCCAATTACATTAAATGAAGTGGAAATTGGCGACGAACACTTTGATGAGATGGCAAAAAAAGCTACAGAACGATGGCCGTTAGGGAACTTTGTGAAATTGCATGAAAATGATGTACGCCACATTTTTGATTTGGCTAGATAA
- a CDS encoding Dabb family protein: MIQRTVLIKFAETTTQEQLQEVVTRFKALKDQLTGIVDLQAGVNIGERNREFQVMLLVRFEDRAALEAYAVNEAHQAVAAYIKEVGRLDSVGVDIEI; encoded by the coding sequence ATGATTCAACGTACAGTACTTATCAAATTTGCGGAAACAACTACACAAGAGCAACTACAAGAAGTAGTAACAAGATTTAAAGCATTAAAAGACCAACTAACTGGTATTGTCGATCTTCAAGCTGGAGTAAATATTGGTGAGCGAAACAGAGAATTTCAAGTGATGCTACTTGTTCGCTTTGAAGACAGAGCAGCTTTAGAAGCATATGCTGTGAACGAAGCACACCAAGCAGTAGCAGCTTACATAAAAGAAGTAGGTCGCTTAGACAGTGTTGGCGTGGATATTGAAATTTAG